The DNA sequence cacacacacacacacacacacagagagagagagagagagagagagagagttaactATTGGCAATCTTTCCATTATTTTTTATTGCTCTAAAATTCCTTCAGGGAAACGGAAGGTATTAGCATAGCTGTGCTACAGTCAAAGTAGCAGGGCATTTTGTGCCTGCAGTTGTACCATAGGGTTGTCTTCCATGCAGTTTCTCTGCTGTTGAACCAAAGTTGGCCAATCATGAAAGCTTTCCCCCAGGGCATAACTAAAGGATGAAGCAGTGCATTTTAATAAGCAATACAGGGCTTGGTTTAATATGTTTCCCCCATCCCAGGACCAAGCCAAGATCATGCTATTTTGAGCTGCCATGCCATCTTCCATGCCATCCTGAGGTGGCATGACAGATGCTTCCCCCTCACCTGATGatataccagcctctgctccttccactctccaatgttccgGCTCAGcacacccctcccctccacatttccttgtctgtcctcctcttccttttccaatccagaaagtggCAGGAGAACAGAgaacagcagtggaggcaagcaggtggacagataTGGGTACCCTTCACCActttgctacctgaggcaactatttcagttggccacatggatgggctggccctgggacaCCTACTAAAAAGTAAAACAATTATGTATGGTATGGATTTAGTGGGTCTCACGGATGGGCAGGATCTGCCCCACACCCTTTCTATCACCTATacaggcagtggtatagctaatgattgtgtaacccagtgccaagctcaaaatgatgcccctgaagtgatgtcatgcccaggtttttaaaaaaaggcaaaataggggaaaatctgcctccttcccctagCAGCTTGCTGCCCACTTGCCGTGCCGACTcaccccccatattaacaccttattggttccgtgctgtatcataacaacacctaattggctctcagaacaatcagtctcattgactCATTTTGAGTCTagtaaatccagtttttgttacataaggcagttattgtttttattttctggttatttggctataacttttaagagaatagagatattttgatgcgatttgttccattgcattctgcattaaattccatatcaaatggtatataacacgatggcattattcaaaaataccaatacaATTTTGCCCACTAGTGTAAAGCTCTGCTTGTTGCCCCGTGCAATTGCTACACCCTgcaaccccttagctacaccactgtgcacAGACAACAGAGGGCTTAAAAGCTGCAGGAGCAGAGCTGAGGTTTCTTCTCCTTCTGAGCAGGAAGAAGACATCAGAATTCCCCAAGTATCTGTACTGAAACCAGAGCTACATTATTAATATATTTCCAAAAGATCCACAATCAGGCATCAGCCAAATTTGCAGAGGGTACCATCCATTCTGGATGGTGAAATTCCAAGCAGACTCTGAAGGGCTCAATAACGATATTTTCAAACTAGGTGAATAGACAACTGAAGGGTAGGTAAGAAACAGGTGAGGAAAAagcaagaggggggaaaaaaagttccgCCAATCCAGTCCCCCCCCACCGCagttcctttccctccctgcccccacactcatttcaccctccctccacacacacccctcccaaaaGAAGTAAAAACAAAGTTGGTGTTGTTCCCATcccataaaaaagaaaaaaaatctgattgaGCAGAAAGGCAGAGCTTGAGGGGGATGTAGGGTCAGGattatttttttctctgaaaattaattttttttaaaaaaaaagagcaagaaaAGACTAGGCTTGGGCAGAAAATGGAGCTCAGGATCAGGCTTCTAATTTTTTTCAGGCTCCTTGAGTCAAAGCAAATTTGTTGAGCCTTATATGGGCATCTTGAGAGGCACCTACAGATGCCACCATCTTCTGAAGTGCAGAAGGCCTGCATGTCATTCTATACAGCAAGGTAACATAGACAACATGATCTTGGTTTGCCAGTGTTTCAGTTTCCTGCCTCCTAAATCTGTTCTGTTTTTCAACCAGCTGGAAGTTTAGACAGCTCCTTTCATCTTCAGTTCATTCCACCTCCATGTGTAAATCTTTGACCTTTCCCTCAACTCCAAATGCTAATTTTTATACCCTCGGAGAAGCAGTGCAGCCATTTTTAGATTCTGCGCAACTCTTATCGTGCACTTCCTGCAAGCAGCAATCCCCAGCGCCAAACAGCTGCTAACTTTGGTGTGAGCTGCACTTAAAACGTGGTGAAAATTTCTCCCATTTGTGACTGTGTTTTGAGTTGTTGAATCTCTTAAAAGTTTTTAGTATGTTGTATGCCATTTCTAAGGCAGGCTGTACTGGAGTTCGGAAGTGATAGACTTGGAAATCTCACCAAACTGCTGGGATTTAAATTATCCGACTTCTATTTAGTGTTATGTCACTGATGCCCTTTTTAAGTCAGTGTTTAatataactcacagcccaatcaaaaGTGCTGTctctgctggtgcaccagctactgtgctggcctagagtgttgggagggtgttccagaagaggggaatgggtgtcacaggatggggggagggcaggatgggaggagacaggcccaggagggggatatcccttcccaggcctacaGTGTTACATGGGGCTTCCCGGATTTAcgccagtgacatcactggtgaAGTTCCAAGACGTCCCATTGGGCTTTATCCAGAATAAGAGGACAAACATCTTGAATAGACATCCAGTCTCCTCCTAACctgggctggatacagtgcaggccatgtggcccagCTGTgctagcgcaggttaggattgggctgcccagcatttTCAATTGCTAACCAAACCATCATTCCCCAAATTAACACACAGATACAGCAACACACTTCAATGAATAAAGCTGCAAAAATCCTGGTTTATTGGAAGAACATgatgtttcttttcctttcagtAACCACCTCACAATTATTTTtcatacacgcacacacatgaTCACGGTGGTTTTCTCCACTCAGTCTCTGCTGGTCCTGGTTCACAGTGAGAGGAAATCTCTTAGCATAGATGCAGTCCCTGCAAGATATCATCTCTCGTGGATTCAGTCCTAGAGCAATGGTCCTTCCATAGTTTTTCATTAATGGCATGACTGGCAATGGAGGTGAAGCTGGTGTCGTAAGAAGTGGTAGATCACAGGACGGTTTGTACATGTTCAGgcagcaaaatattttaaaaagtctttcAAGTACTGTATTAGGCTCTTTTCAAAGCAACTTTTGGTCTTTTCAAAAGATCTTTTGGTCTTCTCCCTTCTTGTGAGTCCAgccagggagaaggggagggatgTTTCTCTAAGCGGaattggtggtggtagtggtggtggtggtggtggtgttgttggCAGTTGGGGTGGTGCTGGTAGAATCGGCTGTGTGCTTGGCCAGCTCCTTTGCCATGGCATCCTTTAAGAAATTTTGTACATCAGCACAGCTGATGGAGGACGGATCATTCTTCTGGCTCAGGGTCTCAACCTCGGTTGCCACGTGGTTGTATAAGTCTGTCAGCAAGGTCTTCACCAGGCCTCTGGCCTTGGCCTCCATGCGCACCTTTGGCATCTGTCGCAATATCTTGGATGCAAAGAGCCTTGGGGAGCAGATCTTTTTCTGTTCCCTGCTTGCTGCCTTAGCCCTGGAGGTCTGCTTGGCTTTGCGACCAAGGTGAGACTGAGTCTTCTTAAGTTTTCGAGCCTGGAACTTCTGCTTTTGCTTGGCCTTCTGGTGCTTTCTTTGGACTTTATTCTTCTTCAGGGTCTTGCCTTTCTTTTTAACTCGTTGTTTGGCAGCCATTGTTCTGTCCTTTTATCCTTTATCCTCAAGCCTCTGGCTTCAAATGTTGCCAGGCTTTTGTCTGGTACCATCAGATATAGACAACAACATGCAAATGAAGGGCCAGCATGGTGTGTGCTGATTGGGTAGCATCAACCTTTGCTGTAGCCAAGGCACCATTGTGACACTGAATGTGACTATGACCTATTCCTTGCTATAACCATTTATGAAGTTTGATAGCGCCGCAGCTCATTGGCTCTAGGAAGATGATAACTTCACTTTGCAATGCTAATTTTGCAGTAAGATCAGACTTCATCAGCCATTGCCTCTATCATGACCACCTCTCCcatgttttaaaaacatgtatTTCATCAACCAAAAACCTCTCTATCATGTTCATTGCCAGTCTTTCCCCACCAAAACAAACTATGATGCCATGAGTGGTTTCTCAAAATCATTGCGGAAAAATTGTCAACTCTGCAATATTGTTttcagcactgctccagcatggtGTCACCCTAGATTGATCCTTCCCTCCAAATACTGCAGATTTTAGATCATCCTGAGTTTCCAAAAGATTTGTTGATGTGTCTACATTAGTTTGGGACATTTTCTATAATAAAATGTACTGAATGATTTCCCATTTAAAATGCCCCaaagagtaagaacataagaacagctccactgaatcaggccataggcccatctagtccagcttcctgtatcccacagcagcccaccaaattccccagggagcacaccagataacaagggacctgcatcctggtgccctcccttgcattggcattctgacataacccatttctaaaatcagcaggttgcacatacacatcatggcttgtaacccataatggatttttcctccagaaacttctccaatccccttttaaaggcatccaggccagatgccgtcaccacatcctgtggcaaggagttccacagactgaccaaacgctgagtaaataaatattttcttttgtctgtcctaaccctcttaacactcaattttagtggatgtcccctggttctggtgttgtgtgagagtgtaaagagcatctctctattcactttatccttcccatgcataattttgtatgtctcaatcatgtccccccttaggcgtctcttttctaggctgaagaggcccaaacgcaacagcctttcatcataaggaaggtgccccagcccagtaaccatcttagttgctctcttttgcaccttttccatttccactatttcctttttgagatgtggctaccagaactggactcaatactccaggtgtggctttaccatcgatttgtacaatggcattataaattagccgttttgttctcaataccttttctaatgataagctcttttactcttttaatctgactactgtttttatggccctgtagtgtgtttttaaatgtttttatctgcttgtattaatgtttttaaaatctattgtttttttaaatatgttgttagccgccctgggtcccgttagggagaagggcgggttaaaaataaagttttattattattattattattattaatgatcccaagcatagaattggccttctttactgctgctgcacattgggtcgacactttcttcgacctgtccaccaccaccccaagatctctctcctgatctgtcacagacagctcagaacccattagcctatatgtgaagttttaattttttgccccaatgtgcatgactttacacttacttacattgaaaagcatgtgccattttgctgcccattctgccagtttggagagatccttccggagctcctcacaatcacttctggtcttcaccacttggaaaagtttggtgtcgtctgcaaacttagccacctcactgctcacccctgtctccgggtcatttatgaagaggttgaggagcaccggtcccaggacagatccttggggcacaccacttttcacctctctccattgtgaaaattgcccattgatacccactctctgtttcctggtcttcaaccaggtctcaatccaggagaggacctgccctctaattgcctgactgtggagttttttcagtagtctttggtgaaggaccgtgtcgaacgccttctgaaagtccagatatataatgtccatgggttctctcgcatccacatgcctgttgaccttttcaaagaattctataaggtttgtgaggtgagacttacccttacagaagccatgctgattctccctcagcaaggcctgttcatctatgttttgagattctatctttgatgaggcattccaccatcttccccagtatggatgttaggctgaccggcctatagtttcccgggtcccccctctctcactttttaaagatcagcgtgacatttgctatcctccaatcttctggcactgttgccattttgagggacaagttgcatattttagtcaagagatcagcaacttcattcttcagttcacACATAAAACTGACAGGATACAAACATACAACTGCAAAAAGTAATAGCCCGAATGATCACAGGCCAAATTGCTCCATATCAAAAGTTTGAAAAGCTTTGGAGAACAGAAATGTCTTAATATGGTGCCAGAAGCTGTTGGAAAGTGCCTGGTGGGCCTCTCCAAGAAGGGCATTCCATAGTTTTGGTGCTACCACAGAGGGAGTGCATGCCCTCAAGCACTCCCAGATCTTCCCTCACAAATCCCAGATCTTCCCTCACACCCAGAGCATTAGAACATATCCTCCAGTGAGCTTAAAGAATTGGGGAGGGTGATTGTATATAGGAGACAATACTCCCTAAGGTCATCTTCAGTCCCTGGACCAGaagtgttaaacataaggcccacgagCTGAATGCACCTCTGcagaagcaatttatcaggcccccgttataattgggctctcttaaaTCTTGAAATGTTCACATTTGCAAGATTTAAGCAAGTCCAATTATcaggctgggagagcccaattataccAGGGATTATAATTAGCTGCATtccctgcaaataacaaaagatgTGCACATTTGAACAAGATGTgcacatcttctcttctgtcatttgtagctaatgagtttctatgtgag is a window from the Tiliqua scincoides isolate rTilSci1 chromosome 2, rTilSci1.hap2, whole genome shotgun sequence genome containing:
- the LOC136638992 gene encoding histone H2B-like codes for the protein MAAKQRVKKKGKTLKKNKVQRKHQKAKQKQKFQARKLKKTQSHLGRKAKQTSRAKAASREQKKICSPRLFASKILRQMPKVRMEAKARGLVKTLLTDLYNHVATEVETLSQKNDPSSISCADVQNFLKDAMAKELAKHTADSTSTTPTANNTTTTTTTTTTNSA